One Luteolibacter rhizosphaerae DNA segment encodes these proteins:
- the recG gene encoding ATP-dependent DNA helicase RecG gives MIVPSAPLASVGFLVPKEVISLATAGLHRAGNLLDWLPRRYEDRRRFDAFPAQAGGPAVCLRGTVVDSMKRAFGPRRKFYEAVVMDGTGGVFGSGKVTCRWFNMPFIHKMVAAGQEVIVYGKPKDSGGKLVIDHPEFEVIRLDGGPSIHLERMVPIYRNVSGIAQRRLREIVHELLGAMDPLALAPAFDVDPSYPRHEAYREVHFPEAVEQAEAARRRFALEEFFALQLNVVWRRARNHEHTGRVLGTKTSLLKRFYETLPFDLTGAQKRSIKEIVADMREPRPMNRLLQGDVGSGKTFVAMASMLLAIDSGVQAALMAPTQILAEQHFLTFRKWLEPLGVRVMLKTAAKEEGTHLPLEGTPQVLIGTHALLYDKVAFQDLGLVVIDEQHKFGVTQRSRLIAQGITPDVLVMTATPIPRTLTMTIYGDLDVSILDERPAGRGKMVTALRTTAKQTEITKFVKDQLDAGRQAYLVYPLVEESETLKAESATEAFEKWQKRLPAFKVGMVHGKLDPEQKEDVMRRFRDNETQALVATTVIEVGVDVPNANLMIIHHAERFGLAQLHQLRGRIGRGEHKSYCILLTDGKSAEGMEKLAVMEKTSDGFVIAEEDLRLRGPGDVLGTMQSGLGDIRFADFLADTALLREARALADQVIREDAMLSDTHAALRGLIHEKPSTVDQRG, from the coding sequence TTGATCGTCCCGTCCGCTCCGCTCGCGTCTGTCGGCTTCCTTGTCCCGAAGGAAGTCATCTCGCTCGCCACCGCGGGCCTCCATCGCGCGGGCAATCTGCTCGACTGGCTGCCGCGCCGCTACGAGGACCGGCGGCGTTTCGATGCTTTTCCCGCCCAAGCCGGGGGACCCGCGGTCTGCCTGCGGGGCACGGTGGTGGATTCGATGAAGCGCGCCTTCGGCCCGCGGCGGAAATTCTACGAGGCCGTGGTGATGGATGGCACCGGCGGGGTCTTCGGCTCCGGCAAGGTGACCTGCCGCTGGTTCAACATGCCCTTCATCCACAAGATGGTCGCCGCCGGGCAGGAGGTGATCGTCTACGGCAAGCCGAAGGACTCCGGCGGCAAGCTGGTGATCGACCACCCGGAGTTCGAGGTGATCCGGCTCGATGGCGGCCCCTCGATCCACCTAGAGCGCATGGTGCCGATCTACCGGAATGTTTCCGGCATCGCCCAGCGGAGATTGCGCGAGATCGTCCACGAGCTGTTAGGAGCGATGGACCCGCTGGCCCTTGCGCCCGCCTTCGATGTCGATCCGAGCTACCCGCGTCACGAGGCATATCGGGAAGTGCATTTCCCGGAAGCGGTCGAGCAGGCGGAGGCGGCGCGGCGGCGTTTTGCCTTGGAGGAGTTCTTCGCGCTGCAGCTCAATGTGGTTTGGCGGCGCGCCCGCAACCACGAACACACCGGTCGCGTTCTCGGCACGAAGACGAGCTTGCTCAAGCGCTTCTACGAGACCCTTCCCTTCGACCTCACCGGCGCTCAGAAGCGCTCGATCAAGGAGATCGTGGCGGACATGCGCGAGCCGCGCCCCATGAACCGCTTGCTTCAAGGGGATGTGGGCTCGGGCAAGACCTTCGTGGCCATGGCGTCGATGCTGCTGGCCATCGACTCCGGTGTCCAAGCCGCGCTGATGGCGCCCACTCAGATCCTCGCCGAGCAGCATTTCCTGACCTTCCGCAAATGGCTGGAGCCACTGGGCGTGCGGGTGATGCTGAAGACCGCCGCCAAGGAAGAGGGCACCCACCTCCCACTCGAGGGCACGCCACAGGTTTTGATCGGCACGCATGCGCTGCTCTACGACAAGGTCGCCTTCCAAGACCTCGGACTGGTGGTGATCGACGAGCAGCACAAGTTCGGCGTCACCCAGCGCTCGCGACTGATCGCCCAAGGGATCACGCCCGACGTGCTGGTCATGACCGCCACACCGATCCCGCGGACGCTAACGATGACCATCTACGGCGACCTCGACGTTTCGATCCTGGATGAACGCCCGGCTGGACGCGGCAAGATGGTCACCGCGCTGCGCACCACCGCGAAGCAGACCGAGATCACCAAGTTCGTGAAGGACCAGCTCGACGCCGGCAGGCAGGCTTATCTGGTCTATCCGCTCGTGGAGGAGAGCGAGACCCTGAAGGCCGAGTCCGCCACCGAAGCTTTCGAGAAATGGCAGAAGCGGCTTCCGGCATTCAAGGTGGGTATGGTCCACGGCAAGCTCGACCCCGAGCAGAAGGAGGATGTGATGCGGCGCTTCCGTGACAACGAAACCCAGGCCTTGGTCGCGACCACCGTGATCGAGGTCGGCGTGGATGTCCCGAATGCGAATCTCATGATCATCCATCATGCGGAGCGCTTCGGGCTCGCGCAGCTCCACCAGCTCCGCGGCCGCATCGGGCGCGGCGAGCACAAGAGCTACTGCATCCTCCTCACCGACGGCAAAAGCGCCGAGGGCATGGAGAAGCTGGCAGTGATGGAGAAGACTTCGGATGGCTTCGTGATCGCGGAGGAAGACCTGCGCCTGCGCGGCCCCGGCGATGTGCTGGGCACCATGCAAAGCGGCTTGGGCGATATCAGGTTCGCGGACTTCCTCGCGGATACCGCACTCCTCCGCGAAGCGCGCGCGCTGGCAGATCAGGTGATCCGGGAAGATGCGATGCTATCCGATACACATGCCGCCCTTCGGGGGCTCATCCACGAAAAACCTTCCACGGTCGATCAACGTGGCTGA
- the lepA gene encoding translation elongation factor 4 yields MPTSLTRNFSIIAHIDHGKTTLSDRLMDATNTVAQRDQQAQLLDAMDLEREKGITIKSHPVAMEYKAKDGKTYKLNLLDTPGHVDFSYEVARSLAACEGAILMIDAAQGVEAQTVANLHLALEQNLTIIPVLNKIDLPAADVEKCRKQLEDILAIPGEDAIPASAKQGIGIEEILEAVVQRVPAPVENPDKLLRASVFDSIYDTYRGVVSYVRVFSGSVKKGQRVKLMATNKTYEVKEVGVFTPKMTAREKLVAGDVGYVIANMKSADEAKIGDTLTDNTHPCPEPLPGYKEIQPMVFSGIYPIDASDYESLKTAMGKLQINDAAFTYMSESSTALGFGFRCGFLGLLHMEIIQERLRREFNMDVISTYPSVIYQVTKTNGEEVIVDNPSFFPEQQTIQEVREPLVKVFVMIPGDYIGDIMSLVMEKRGEVEHTETIDDTRVMLTCLLPLAEILVDFNDRLKSCTRGYGSMDYEHAGYRAANMVKMEMMIAGDPIEAFATIVHREKAEGYGRALAARLKDVIPNQLFVVAIQACIGGKIIARESISAMRKDVTAKCYGGDISRKRKLLEKQKEGKKKMKAIGKVNIPQDAFIKVLKSGD; encoded by the coding sequence ATGCCTACTTCCCTGACCCGCAATTTCTCGATCATCGCCCATATCGACCACGGGAAGACTACCCTTTCCGACCGCTTGATGGACGCTACCAATACGGTGGCCCAGCGCGATCAGCAGGCCCAGCTTCTCGATGCCATGGACCTCGAGCGCGAGAAGGGCATCACCATCAAGAGCCACCCGGTGGCGATGGAGTACAAGGCGAAGGACGGGAAGACGTACAAGCTCAACTTGCTCGATACCCCGGGCCACGTCGATTTCTCCTATGAGGTCGCCCGCTCGCTGGCCGCCTGTGAGGGCGCGATCCTGATGATCGATGCCGCGCAAGGCGTGGAGGCCCAGACTGTGGCAAACCTGCACCTGGCGCTTGAGCAGAATCTCACGATTATCCCGGTCCTCAACAAGATCGACCTTCCCGCGGCGGACGTCGAAAAGTGCCGCAAGCAGTTGGAGGACATCCTCGCCATCCCGGGGGAAGATGCGATTCCCGCATCCGCCAAGCAGGGCATCGGGATCGAGGAAATCCTGGAAGCCGTCGTGCAGCGCGTGCCGGCCCCGGTGGAGAATCCGGACAAGCTCCTGCGCGCCTCCGTTTTCGATTCGATCTACGATACCTACCGTGGCGTGGTCTCCTACGTTCGGGTTTTCTCCGGCAGCGTGAAGAAGGGCCAGCGCGTGAAGCTGATGGCCACGAACAAGACTTACGAGGTCAAGGAAGTGGGCGTCTTCACGCCGAAGATGACCGCCCGCGAAAAGCTGGTGGCCGGCGATGTGGGCTACGTCATCGCGAACATGAAGTCCGCGGACGAGGCCAAGATCGGTGACACCCTCACCGACAACACTCATCCCTGCCCCGAGCCGCTGCCCGGTTACAAGGAGATCCAGCCGATGGTCTTCTCCGGGATCTACCCGATCGACGCTTCCGACTACGAGTCGCTCAAAACCGCAATGGGCAAGCTGCAGATCAACGATGCGGCCTTCACCTACATGTCGGAAAGCTCCACCGCGTTGGGCTTCGGCTTCCGCTGCGGCTTCCTCGGCCTGCTCCACATGGAGATCATCCAGGAGCGCCTGCGCCGGGAGTTCAACATGGACGTGATCTCCACCTACCCGTCCGTGATCTATCAGGTCACGAAGACGAACGGGGAAGAGGTCATCGTGGACAATCCCTCGTTCTTCCCCGAGCAGCAGACCATCCAGGAGGTGCGCGAGCCGCTGGTGAAAGTCTTCGTCATGATCCCCGGCGACTACATCGGCGACATCATGTCGCTGGTGATGGAGAAGCGCGGCGAGGTCGAGCATACCGAGACGATCGATGACACCCGCGTGATGCTGACCTGTCTGCTGCCGCTGGCGGAGATCCTCGTCGATTTCAACGATCGCCTGAAGTCCTGCACGCGCGGCTACGGTTCGATGGACTACGAGCACGCCGGCTACCGTGCCGCGAACATGGTGAAGATGGAGATGATGATCGCCGGTGATCCCATTGAGGCTTTCGCCACCATCGTCCACCGCGAGAAGGCGGAAGGCTACGGCCGGGCGCTTGCCGCCCGTCTGAAGGACGTCATCCCGAACCAGCTCTTCGTGGTGGCCATCCAGGCCTGCATCGGCGGTAAGATCATCGCCCGCGAAAGCATCTCCGCCATGCGCAAGGACGTGACCGCCAAGTGCTACGGCGGTGACATCTCCCGCAAGCGCAAGCTGCTGGAGAAGCAGAAGGAAGGTAAGAAGAAGATGAAGGCGATCGGGAAGGTGAACATCCCGCAGGACGCCTTCATCAAGGTGCTGAAGAGCGGGGATTGA
- a CDS encoding TetR/AcrR family transcriptional regulator, with the protein MSIPESKERLIAAAKELVLTYGYAGMRVDAVCEKAGLTKGSFYHFFKSKEEIGIAILEWSARKGGEILSNGPHATIKDPVEQAFAFLKHVEDSSEALWANGCILASFSMELADTSDKLNQVVVGMFTQVVDFFASYFVPIAERWPELPSAQDLANEYLSLLEGSIIFAKVYRDSARISSALRAFRINLERLTMVAV; encoded by the coding sequence GTGTCCATTCCCGAGTCCAAGGAACGCCTGATCGCAGCAGCCAAGGAGCTGGTGCTGACCTATGGCTACGCCGGGATGCGGGTGGATGCAGTCTGCGAAAAAGCGGGGCTGACCAAGGGCAGCTTCTACCACTTCTTCAAATCCAAGGAGGAAATCGGGATCGCGATCCTCGAGTGGTCGGCCCGGAAGGGCGGCGAGATTCTGAGCAATGGCCCCCATGCGACGATTAAAGATCCGGTGGAGCAGGCCTTCGCCTTCCTGAAGCATGTGGAGGACTCCTCCGAAGCGCTGTGGGCGAACGGCTGCATCCTCGCGAGCTTCTCAATGGAACTGGCGGACACCAGCGACAAGCTGAACCAGGTCGTGGTCGGAATGTTCACCCAGGTGGTGGACTTCTTCGCTTCTTACTTCGTCCCGATCGCGGAGCGCTGGCCGGAACTTCCCTCCGCCCAAGACCTCGCCAATGAGTACCTCTCGCTGCTGGAAGGCTCGATTATCTTCGCCAAGGTCTATCGCGATTCCGCCCGCATTTCTTCCGCGCTGAGGGCTTTCCGCATCAACCTTGAACGCCTGACGATGGTAGCAGTCTGA
- a CDS encoding class I SAM-dependent methyltransferase, with protein sequence MNSTLEIQEQRTELRMDLLEAFAGKMMNELGAAVSGALVILGDRLGIYEALAKTGPVSSIGLAQATGLDERYLREWLAAQAASGYIECNPGEGFFWLNPEQAAVFAMPDHPATMIGGFYTMASAYHDEPKVEEAFKTGKGISWADHHNCLFCGVDRFFRAGYAANLVSSWIPSLDGVEAKLKAGAKVADVGCGHGSSTVLMAKAFPNSFFTGFDIHEESIKAARGHAEDAGVSNVRFEVATAKDFPGHDYDLVTVFDALHDMGDPVGASIHIRQALHKNGTWMIVEPMAGDSLAENLNPLGRLYYSVSTMVCTPGSKSQEVGLALGAQAGEKRLRAVIQEGGFTRFRRSTQTMVNMVLEAHP encoded by the coding sequence ATGAACTCGACACTCGAAATCCAAGAACAACGCACCGAACTCCGCATGGACCTCCTTGAGGCCTTTGCGGGCAAGATGATGAATGAGCTGGGGGCGGCCGTGAGTGGCGCTCTCGTGATCCTCGGCGACCGCTTGGGGATCTATGAAGCACTCGCCAAGACCGGCCCGGTAAGCTCCATCGGCTTGGCGCAAGCTACCGGCCTCGACGAGCGCTACCTGCGCGAGTGGCTGGCGGCCCAAGCCGCCTCCGGCTACATCGAATGCAATCCCGGCGAGGGCTTCTTCTGGCTGAACCCCGAGCAGGCCGCCGTCTTCGCGATGCCGGACCATCCGGCGACCATGATCGGCGGTTTCTACACCATGGCATCCGCCTACCACGACGAGCCGAAGGTGGAGGAAGCCTTCAAGACCGGGAAAGGGATCTCGTGGGCGGATCACCACAACTGTCTCTTCTGCGGGGTGGACCGCTTCTTCCGCGCCGGCTACGCGGCGAATCTGGTATCTTCGTGGATTCCCTCCCTTGATGGTGTGGAAGCCAAGCTCAAGGCCGGTGCCAAGGTGGCAGACGTGGGTTGCGGACACGGTTCCTCGACCGTGCTGATGGCGAAGGCCTTCCCGAATTCCTTCTTCACCGGCTTCGACATCCACGAGGAATCGATCAAGGCGGCCCGCGGCCATGCCGAGGATGCAGGCGTGAGCAACGTCCGCTTCGAAGTGGCCACCGCGAAGGACTTCCCGGGCCACGACTACGATCTGGTGACGGTCTTCGATGCCTTGCACGACATGGGTGATCCGGTCGGCGCGTCCATCCACATCCGCCAGGCGCTGCATAAGAACGGCACATGGATGATCGTCGAGCCCATGGCCGGTGATAGCTTGGCGGAGAATCTCAATCCGCTGGGACGTCTCTACTACAGCGTCTCGACCATGGTCTGCACGCCCGGCTCGAAAAGCCAGGAAGTGGGACTCGCCCTCGGTGCCCAAGCCGGGGAGAAGCGCTTGCGTGCGGTCATCCAAGAAGGTGGCTTCACCCGCTTCCGCCGCTCCACCCAGACCATGGTGAACATGGTGCTGGAGGCTCATCCTTGA
- a CDS encoding HupE/UreJ family protein, whose product MSRLIRNRYLSLLWVLLSMVAVQRLPAHVVSQLYGELQESDGSWKLEILFDAGFADPKLRDDLEAPQPTREWLVGLPSGQQQQLCREAEIYLRESLSFRTSGQPLDWKVSYPDFHVTPPSFPSLLNDGAYFRILIEPVAPASGEVTVAMAGGKHPDLVVKLPGGADGGNYLTVAPGAETRLVSSTPADPVESRTPISVAFTQGVLHVVPEGLDHILFVLGIFLLQRRWKPLLQQSLAFTAAHTLTLGLAAAGFVKVPGSIVEPIIALSITALAVENLFVTEAKPWRLALVFVFGLVHGLGFAGVLSAWIRPGEGFLPTLISANVGVEVGQVIVLAAAWILTMGWSRSRAWPHFRRWSCVALACAGLFWFVERVSWLA is encoded by the coding sequence GTGAGCCGCTTGATCCGGAATCGATATCTTTCGCTGCTGTGGGTGCTGCTTTCCATGGTGGCGGTGCAGAGGCTGCCTGCCCATGTCGTGAGCCAGTTGTATGGCGAGCTTCAAGAGTCGGATGGCTCATGGAAGCTGGAAATCCTCTTTGATGCCGGGTTTGCCGATCCGAAGTTGCGCGACGATCTGGAGGCGCCGCAGCCGACCCGCGAGTGGCTGGTGGGATTGCCTTCCGGGCAGCAGCAGCAACTGTGTCGCGAGGCCGAGATCTATCTTCGCGAATCCCTGAGCTTCCGCACCTCAGGTCAGCCGCTGGATTGGAAGGTCTCCTACCCGGACTTCCATGTTACGCCGCCGAGCTTTCCTTCCTTGCTCAACGATGGCGCTTACTTCCGCATCCTGATCGAACCGGTCGCTCCGGCATCCGGGGAGGTCACGGTGGCGATGGCGGGCGGGAAACATCCCGATCTGGTGGTGAAGCTCCCGGGCGGAGCGGATGGTGGCAACTACCTGACCGTGGCCCCCGGCGCGGAAACCCGACTGGTAAGCAGCACTCCCGCGGATCCTGTGGAGAGCAGGACGCCGATCTCCGTGGCCTTCACCCAAGGCGTGCTCCATGTGGTGCCGGAAGGGCTGGATCACATCCTCTTCGTGCTCGGCATCTTCCTACTCCAGCGGCGTTGGAAGCCGCTGCTCCAGCAGTCCCTCGCTTTCACCGCGGCCCACACGCTGACGCTGGGCCTCGCTGCCGCCGGCTTCGTGAAAGTGCCGGGCTCGATCGTCGAGCCGATCATCGCGCTGAGCATCACCGCGCTTGCGGTGGAGAATCTCTTCGTCACCGAGGCGAAGCCGTGGCGTCTCGCGCTCGTCTTCGTGTTCGGCCTCGTGCACGGCCTTGGCTTCGCCGGCGTGCTTTCCGCCTGGATTCGCCCCGGGGAAGGATTCCTGCCCACCCTGATCTCGGCGAATGTCGGCGTCGAGGTCGGTCAGGTCATCGTGCTGGCCGCGGCATGGATCCTCACCATGGGATGGAGCCGCAGCCGGGCATGGCCGCACTTCCGGCGCTGGAGCTGCGTGGCGCTCGCCTGTGCCGGCCTGTTCTGGTTCGTCGAACGCGTGAGCTGGCTCGCTTAG
- the rlmN gene encoding 23S rRNA (adenine(2503)-C(2))-methyltransferase RlmN, with the protein MSRPPRSLHDLGLHEIAGELSSAGINPHHAKALWRAFQRENSLDLASRDFSPPLKRWVEDHVGEGKDFFLDAPEVVSETHSSDGLTRKFLLKQRDGQTTETVLMGYDGRHTACVSTQAGCAMGCVFCATGQMGFVRHLRPGEIVAQVLHARRVLEAMMPGRRLRNLVLMGMGEPLHNFDSVIRALDIISNVRGIGIGPSRISISTVGVVPGILRLAKEGHPYRLAVSLHGSTEEERSALVPASKKWSLAELIAACREYGAITGKRIFFEWTLIAGKNDSPETAQRLAALLHGIDAHVNLIPLNPTHGFKGIAAAESSGFEFQRILLDAGFPCTFRQRRGIDVAAGCGQLKAEKVRAASRS; encoded by the coding sequence ATGAGCCGACCGCCCCGCTCCCTTCACGATCTCGGACTCCACGAGATCGCCGGGGAGCTGTCTTCTGCCGGAATCAATCCGCACCATGCCAAGGCGCTTTGGCGCGCTTTCCAGCGGGAGAACTCCCTGGATCTGGCAAGCCGCGACTTCTCTCCACCCCTGAAGCGCTGGGTGGAAGACCACGTGGGCGAGGGGAAGGACTTCTTCCTCGATGCGCCCGAAGTCGTGAGCGAGACCCACAGCAGCGACGGCCTGACGCGGAAATTTCTCCTCAAGCAGCGCGACGGCCAGACCACGGAAACCGTGCTGATGGGCTACGATGGGCGACACACCGCCTGCGTCAGCACCCAGGCCGGCTGCGCGATGGGCTGTGTCTTCTGCGCCACCGGGCAGATGGGTTTCGTCCGCCACCTGCGGCCCGGCGAGATCGTGGCGCAGGTGCTTCACGCGCGGCGCGTGCTGGAGGCCATGATGCCCGGCAGACGCCTGCGGAATCTCGTGCTGATGGGCATGGGCGAGCCGTTGCATAATTTCGACTCGGTGATCCGGGCGCTGGATATCATCTCGAATGTCCGCGGCATCGGCATCGGGCCCTCGCGGATTTCGATCAGCACGGTGGGTGTCGTTCCCGGCATCCTGCGCCTCGCGAAGGAAGGGCATCCCTACCGGCTGGCGGTGAGCTTGCACGGTTCGACCGAGGAGGAACGCTCCGCCCTCGTGCCCGCCAGTAAGAAGTGGTCGCTGGCCGAGTTGATCGCCGCCTGTCGCGAGTACGGAGCCATCACCGGCAAGCGCATCTTCTTCGAGTGGACCTTGATCGCGGGGAAGAACGACTCGCCGGAGACCGCGCAGCGCCTCGCTGCGCTGCTGCACGGCATCGATGCGCATGTGAACCTGATCCCCTTGAACCCCACCCACGGCTTCAAGGGCATCGCGGCGGCGGAGTCGTCCGGCTTCGAGTTCCAGCGTATCCTGCTGGATGCAGGCTTCCCCTGCACCTTCCGACAGCGCCGCGGCATCGATGTGGCGGCGGGCTGCGGACAGCTGAAGGCGGAGAAGGTGAGAGCCGCATCCCGGAGCTAG